The following are from one region of the Magallana gigas chromosome 4, xbMagGiga1.1, whole genome shotgun sequence genome:
- the LOC105346801 gene encoding tyrosine-protein phosphatase non-receptor type 12 isoform X5, with protein sequence MDEPSLRLRQALDKFIKHVDDLIEEEDPAGNGFHREYRELREIAAHHKENDTFPANWGKQPYNTKKNRYRDIVPFDDSRVVLNEVEGEEGSDYINASYILNVHNNDAYIASQGPLPTTLNEFWRMTWEQDVRVILMACKEVEVGKKKCARYWPSTSSEDEEYGNIHVHLQEENWFADDCVERTFEVKRDGENERRIVTQFQYTGWPDHGIPDDIDVILTMIAKMREIKAREKSFAPVIVHCSAGCGRTGTICAVDYAWDVLKCGKLDCDFDLFEIVKSMREQRQSMIQTPDQFEMAHRCVRELFQQHVEALEGNIYANFEPVQRDEGYYNVELDGHTDPNKEVDPYETVGINNSAGKGKDDTKRPSVSAMVSILERDALQTVDMYSTPQAFEEALEDLKKVAEAAPKRGSKRKPEIKPKPAFEPESSHGGKPAGYENICDDGKYENMNKSDQLVFHNQQSSPQLPKREKPALPAKKPEDPHKSAGSGPVFENSRKPGPSLSSEKSGPVFQQSLPSMSGPQFETSSSSNFNNSFPQPASSRSGPQFETSAKAKSGNHFQESTPSREGLQFSQPSSGPVFESSDASRPQVNYRQTNRDSAPKNKTVITVSSNPRISYVNNNIDKDGGKPNADVNSSRSSNGLPPQAKNVDCYEMARPVPENLQRTSSHGPAVYSEVQKNSTFSRSVGGTMSAQFDNAYEVIPGESFSNKRSSDSRIGSSMRSDIYSEVADMDVPPIPNRGYKEDSPPVHAPSAHTIHGMTTLERKSDYDEIEADFLSPAKKSSNTTLANLKHNIKDKLNIGNNNEDITANSTWYLGTDTSHIPGFKTRLEKKPGGPKDKPNFWRKILK encoded by the exons ATGGACGAGCCATCTCTACGACTTCGACAGGCCCTGGACAAGTTTATTAAACATGTCGACGACTTGATTGAAGAGGAGGACCCCGCTGGAAATGGTTTTCACCGAGAATACAGG GAACTGAGAGAAATTGCCGCTCATCACAAAGAAAATGACACTTTTCCTGCGAATTGGGGCAAGCAGCCATATAACACTAAAAAGAATCGCTACAGGGACATCGTTCCGT TTGATGACAGTCGAGTTGTCCTGAATGAAGTGGAAGGAGAAGAAGGGTCAGACTACATCAATGCCAGCTACATCCTG AATGTACACAACAATGATGCATACATTGCCTCCCAGGGCCCCCTACCCACCACCCTGAATGAATTCTGGAGGATGACCTGGGAGCAGGATGTGAGGGTCATACTCATGGCCTGTAAAGAGGTCGAAGTTGGCAAG AAAAAGTGTGCTCGCTATTGGCCCTCGACTTCAAGTGAAGATGAAGAATACGGAAACATACATGTGCACTTA CAAGAAGAAAACTGGTTTGCAGACGACTGTGTTGAGAGAACATTTGAAGTGAAGCGTGATGGCGAAAACGAACGTCGGATAGTAACTCAGTTCCAGTACACCGGATGGCCGGACCACGGAATCCCCGACGATATCGACGTCATCCTCACTATGATAGCCAAGATGAGGGAAATCAAGGCTCGCGAAAAAAGCTTTGCCCCAGTTATAGTCCATTGCAG TGCTGGGTGTGGTAGGACAGGAACTATATGTGCTGTGGACTATGCTTGGGATGTGCTCAAATGTGGA AAACTGGACTGTGACTTTGATTTGTTTGAGATTGTGAAATCTATGAGGGAGCAGCGACAGTCAATGATTCAGACTCCG GATCAGTTTGAGATGGCCCATCGGTGTGTGAGGGAGCTATTTCAGCAGCACGTGGAGGCATTGGAAGGCAATATTTACGCCAACTTTGAGCCAGTACAGAGAGAT GAGGGGTATTATAATGTGGAACTGGATGGCCACACAGACCCTA ATAAAGAAGTAGATCCCTATGAAACAGTTGGTATAAACAATTCAGCTGGCAAAGGAAAAGATGATACCAAAAGACCATCAGTCTCGGCAATGGTCTCCATTTTGGAAAGGGATGCCTTACAAACAGTTGACATGTACTCCACCCCTCAGGCTTTTGAGGAAGCTTTGGAGGATCTGAAAAAAGTGGCAGAAGCCGCTCCAAAGAGGGGCTCAAAGAGGAAACCCGAAATTAAACCCAAACCCGCCTTCGAACCGGAATCCAGCCATGGAGGAAAGCCAGCGGGTTATGAAAATATCTGTGATGACGGGAAGTATGAAAACATGAACAAATCGGATCAGCTGGTGTTTCACAACCAACAGTCTAGCCCTCAGCTCCCGAAGAGAGAAAAACCTGCTCTGCCTGCTAAGAAGCCTGAAGATCCTCATAAATCGGCAGGATCTGGTCCTGTCTTTGAAAATTCTAGAAAACCTGGACCCTCATTATCCTCAGAGAAATCTGGACCTGTCTTTCAGCAGTCCCTTCCTTCTATGTCAGGACCACAGTTTGAAACGTCTTCCAGTAGTAATTTTAACAACTCTTTCCCTCAGCCTGCTAGTTCCAGGTCGGGGCCTCAGTTTGAAACTTCTGCCAAAGCTAAATCAGGTAACCACTTCCAAGAATCTACCCCATCTAGAGAGGGGCTTCAGTTTTCACAGCCTTCATCAGGACCAGTTTTCGAAAGTTCCGACGCCAGTAGACCTCAAGTGAACTACAGACAAACCAACAGAGACTCGGCTCCCAAAAACAAAACGGTGATTACGGTGAGCAGCAATCCGCGGATTTCATATGTGAACAATAACATAGATAAAGATGGGGGTAAGCCAAATGCCGACGTGAACTCTTCTCGTAGTTCCAATGGACTACCTCCTCAGGCAAAGAATGTCGATTGTTACGAGATGGCTAGACCAGTGCCTGAGAATCTACAGAGAACTTCTTCTCACGGACCTGCTGTTTATTCGGAAGTGCAGAAAAATAGCACATTTTCCAGGAGTGTTGGGGGGACAATGAGTGCACAGTTTGACAATGCATATGAAGTTATTCCAGGCGAAAGTTTTTCTAACAAGAGAAGCAGTGATTCTAGAATTGGTTCCTCGATGAGGAGTGACATATACTCAG AGGTTGCAGATATG GATGTCCCTCCCATTCCTAACAGGGGTTACAAGGAGGATAGCCCCCCTGTTCATGCACCCTCCGCCCACACAATTCATGGAATGACCACTTTAGAAAGGAAATCCG ATTATGATGAAATAGAGGCCGACTTTTTATCACCGGCCAAGAAAAGCA GTAACACAACTTTAGCAAATTTGAAGCACAACATCAAAGACAAA CTTAATATTGGAAACAATAACGAAG ATATTACAGCAAATAGTACTTGGT ACTTGGGGACAGACACAAGTCATATCCCAG GATTCAAAACAAGACTCGAAAAAAAGCCTGGTGGCCCGAAGGATAAGCCAAATTtctggaggaaaattttgaaataa
- the LOC105346801 gene encoding uncharacterized protein isoform X7, translating to MDEPSLRLRQALDKFIKHVDDLIEEEDPAGNGFHREYRELREIAAHHKENDTFPANWGKQPYNTKKNRYRDIVPFDDSRVVLNEVEGEEGSDYINASYILNVHNNDAYIASQGPLPTTLNEFWRMTWEQDVRVILMACKEVEVGKKKCARYWPSTSSEDEEYGNIHVHLQEENWFADDCVERTFEVKRDGENERRIVTQFQYTGWPDHGIPDDIDVILTMIAKMREIKAREKSFAPVIVHCSAGCGRTGTICAVDYAWDVLKCGKLDCDFDLFEIVKSMREQRQSMIQTPDQFEMAHRCVRELFQQHVEALEGNIYANFEPVQRDEGYYNVELDGHTDPNKEVDPYETVGINNSAGKGKDDTKRPSVSAMVSILERDALQTVDMYSTPQAFEEALEDLKKVAEAAPKRGSKRKPEIKPKPAFEPESSHGGKPAGYENICDDGKYENMNKSDQLVFHNQQSSPQLPKREKPALPAKKPEDPHKSAGSGPVFENSRKPGPSLSSEKSGPVFQQSLPSMSGPQFETSSSSNFNNSFPQPASSRSGPQFETSAKAKSGNHFQESTPSREGLQFSQPSSGPVFESSDASRPQVNYRQTNRDSAPKNKTVITVSSNPRISYVNNNIDKDGGKPNADVNSSRSSNGLPPQAKNVDCYEMARPVPENLQRTSSHGPAVYSEVQKNSTFSRSVGGTMSAQFDNAYEVIPGESFSNKRSSDSRIGSSMRSDIYSEVADMDVPPIPNRGYKEDSPPVHAPSAHTIHGMTTLERKSDVRHFWKAGTGLFKGNTTLANLKHNIKDKLNIGNNNEDITANSTWYLGTDTSHIPGFKTRLEKKPGGPKDKPNFWRKILK from the exons ATGGACGAGCCATCTCTACGACTTCGACAGGCCCTGGACAAGTTTATTAAACATGTCGACGACTTGATTGAAGAGGAGGACCCCGCTGGAAATGGTTTTCACCGAGAATACAGG GAACTGAGAGAAATTGCCGCTCATCACAAAGAAAATGACACTTTTCCTGCGAATTGGGGCAAGCAGCCATATAACACTAAAAAGAATCGCTACAGGGACATCGTTCCGT TTGATGACAGTCGAGTTGTCCTGAATGAAGTGGAAGGAGAAGAAGGGTCAGACTACATCAATGCCAGCTACATCCTG AATGTACACAACAATGATGCATACATTGCCTCCCAGGGCCCCCTACCCACCACCCTGAATGAATTCTGGAGGATGACCTGGGAGCAGGATGTGAGGGTCATACTCATGGCCTGTAAAGAGGTCGAAGTTGGCAAG AAAAAGTGTGCTCGCTATTGGCCCTCGACTTCAAGTGAAGATGAAGAATACGGAAACATACATGTGCACTTA CAAGAAGAAAACTGGTTTGCAGACGACTGTGTTGAGAGAACATTTGAAGTGAAGCGTGATGGCGAAAACGAACGTCGGATAGTAACTCAGTTCCAGTACACCGGATGGCCGGACCACGGAATCCCCGACGATATCGACGTCATCCTCACTATGATAGCCAAGATGAGGGAAATCAAGGCTCGCGAAAAAAGCTTTGCCCCAGTTATAGTCCATTGCAG TGCTGGGTGTGGTAGGACAGGAACTATATGTGCTGTGGACTATGCTTGGGATGTGCTCAAATGTGGA AAACTGGACTGTGACTTTGATTTGTTTGAGATTGTGAAATCTATGAGGGAGCAGCGACAGTCAATGATTCAGACTCCG GATCAGTTTGAGATGGCCCATCGGTGTGTGAGGGAGCTATTTCAGCAGCACGTGGAGGCATTGGAAGGCAATATTTACGCCAACTTTGAGCCAGTACAGAGAGAT GAGGGGTATTATAATGTGGAACTGGATGGCCACACAGACCCTA ATAAAGAAGTAGATCCCTATGAAACAGTTGGTATAAACAATTCAGCTGGCAAAGGAAAAGATGATACCAAAAGACCATCAGTCTCGGCAATGGTCTCCATTTTGGAAAGGGATGCCTTACAAACAGTTGACATGTACTCCACCCCTCAGGCTTTTGAGGAAGCTTTGGAGGATCTGAAAAAAGTGGCAGAAGCCGCTCCAAAGAGGGGCTCAAAGAGGAAACCCGAAATTAAACCCAAACCCGCCTTCGAACCGGAATCCAGCCATGGAGGAAAGCCAGCGGGTTATGAAAATATCTGTGATGACGGGAAGTATGAAAACATGAACAAATCGGATCAGCTGGTGTTTCACAACCAACAGTCTAGCCCTCAGCTCCCGAAGAGAGAAAAACCTGCTCTGCCTGCTAAGAAGCCTGAAGATCCTCATAAATCGGCAGGATCTGGTCCTGTCTTTGAAAATTCTAGAAAACCTGGACCCTCATTATCCTCAGAGAAATCTGGACCTGTCTTTCAGCAGTCCCTTCCTTCTATGTCAGGACCACAGTTTGAAACGTCTTCCAGTAGTAATTTTAACAACTCTTTCCCTCAGCCTGCTAGTTCCAGGTCGGGGCCTCAGTTTGAAACTTCTGCCAAAGCTAAATCAGGTAACCACTTCCAAGAATCTACCCCATCTAGAGAGGGGCTTCAGTTTTCACAGCCTTCATCAGGACCAGTTTTCGAAAGTTCCGACGCCAGTAGACCTCAAGTGAACTACAGACAAACCAACAGAGACTCGGCTCCCAAAAACAAAACGGTGATTACGGTGAGCAGCAATCCGCGGATTTCATATGTGAACAATAACATAGATAAAGATGGGGGTAAGCCAAATGCCGACGTGAACTCTTCTCGTAGTTCCAATGGACTACCTCCTCAGGCAAAGAATGTCGATTGTTACGAGATGGCTAGACCAGTGCCTGAGAATCTACAGAGAACTTCTTCTCACGGACCTGCTGTTTATTCGGAAGTGCAGAAAAATAGCACATTTTCCAGGAGTGTTGGGGGGACAATGAGTGCACAGTTTGACAATGCATATGAAGTTATTCCAGGCGAAAGTTTTTCTAACAAGAGAAGCAGTGATTCTAGAATTGGTTCCTCGATGAGGAGTGACATATACTCAG AGGTTGCAGATATG GATGTCCCTCCCATTCCTAACAGGGGTTACAAGGAGGATAGCCCCCCTGTTCATGCACCCTCCGCCCACACAATTCATGGAATGACCACTTTAGAAAGGAAATCCG ATGTTAGACATTTCTGGAAAGCTGGGA CGGGACTTTTTAAAG GTAACACAACTTTAGCAAATTTGAAGCACAACATCAAAGACAAA CTTAATATTGGAAACAATAACGAAG ATATTACAGCAAATAGTACTTGGT ACTTGGGGACAGACACAAGTCATATCCCAG GATTCAAAACAAGACTCGAAAAAAAGCCTGGTGGCCCGAAGGATAAGCCAAATTtctggaggaaaattttgaaataa